One part of the Neoarius graeffei isolate fNeoGra1 chromosome 2, fNeoGra1.pri, whole genome shotgun sequence genome encodes these proteins:
- the LOC132880310 gene encoding stonustoxin subunit beta-like has product MFTLFSLFFSFILDFCYLTLDPNTAHRRLILSEKNRAVRYSERAQRYSDHPERFDFWEQVLCKESVCGRCYWEVERSLVGGVSISVSYKDIGRKGRGDECGFGYNNQSWSLRRSSSSLSFCHNSIETDLRVLSPSRIGVYVDHSAGTLSFYSVSDTMKLLHRVHTTFTQPLYAGFGVYCSSSVVYTVRLCDPE; this is encoded by the coding sequence atgttcacattgttcagtttgtttttctcttttattttagatttctgttatctgactctggatcccaacacggcacatcgtcgcctcattctgtctgagaagaacagagcggtgagataCAGTGAGAGAGcgcagcgttactctgatcatccagagagatttgatttctgggagcaggtgttgtgtaaggagagtgtgtgtggacgctgttactgggaggtggagcggAGCCTTGTTGGTGGTGTgtccatatcagtctcatataaagacatcggcaggaaaggacggggtgatgagtgtgggtttggatacaacaatcagtcctggagtctgcggcgttcttcttcttctctctctttctgtcacaacagcattgagactgatctcagagttctatccccctccagaataggagtgtatgtggatcacagtgcaggaactctgtccttctacagcgtctctgacacgatgaagctcctccacagagtccacaccacattcactcagcctctatacgctgggtttgggGTGTACTGTAGTTCTTCAGTGGTTTAtacagtgagattgtgtgatccagaataa